The following proteins come from a genomic window of Ilumatobacter coccineus YM16-304:
- the ku gene encoding non-homologous end joining protein Ku: MARPVWNGTISFGLIAIPVKLYHAVRKKSVSFNQLDERNMARIRYRKVNADTGDEVSDAHIVKGYEISKGRYVIIDPDELEPFMPAVSKTVDLEEFVDLEDIDPVYFDTAYHLAPDVDNPKPYVLLARAMEASGKVAIGRFVMRNKQYTAAIRAEEGRLVMSSLAYADEVVDWTTIEELRGLDDVEVNDKEVLMAESLVESLSGEFEPERYHDEYREQVMALIQMKADGEEITAPEVEAERPKVIDIMAALEASVAAAKESRARHPAAKASGGGTVSSLASKKQTAAKKTAAKKSAAKKSAAKKSAAKKTAAKKTAAKKTATKKRAAKKSATKRSSAKAKKTDTKKSA, encoded by the coding sequence ATGGCACGACCGGTGTGGAACGGAACCATCTCCTTCGGTCTCATCGCGATTCCGGTGAAGCTGTACCACGCCGTGCGCAAGAAGTCGGTGTCGTTCAACCAGCTCGACGAGCGGAACATGGCTCGTATCCGGTACCGCAAGGTCAACGCCGACACGGGCGACGAGGTGAGCGACGCGCACATCGTCAAGGGGTACGAGATCTCGAAGGGGCGCTACGTCATCATCGACCCCGACGAACTCGAACCCTTCATGCCGGCGGTGTCGAAGACCGTCGACCTCGAGGAGTTCGTCGACCTCGAAGACATCGATCCGGTCTACTTCGACACGGCGTATCACCTCGCCCCCGACGTCGACAATCCGAAGCCGTACGTCCTGCTGGCCCGAGCGATGGAGGCCAGCGGCAAGGTCGCGATCGGTCGTTTCGTGATGCGCAACAAGCAGTACACCGCGGCCATTCGTGCCGAGGAGGGCCGGCTCGTCATGTCGTCGTTGGCGTATGCCGACGAGGTGGTCGATTGGACGACGATCGAAGAACTCCGAGGCCTCGACGACGTCGAGGTCAACGACAAAGAGGTCCTGATGGCGGAGTCGCTCGTCGAGTCGCTCAGCGGTGAGTTCGAGCCCGAGCGCTACCACGACGAGTACCGCGAGCAGGTCATGGCGCTCATCCAGATGAAGGCCGATGGTGAGGAGATCACCGCGCCCGAGGTCGAAGCAGAACGGCCCAAGGTCATCGACATCATGGCCGCGCTCGAAGCCAGCGTTGCCGCGGCCAAGGAGTCCCGAGCCCGGCATCCGGCGGCCAAGGCGTCGGGCGGCGGCACGGTGAGTTCGTTGGCGAGCAAGAAGCAGACCGCCGCCAAGAAGACCGCGGCGAAGAAGAGCGCCGCCAAGAAGTCAGCAGCCAAGAAGAGTGCGGCCAAGAAGACCGCCGCGAAGAAGACCGCGGCCAAGAAGACGGCAACGAAGAAGCGAGCGGCCAAGAAGAGCGCGACGAAGCGTTCGAGCGCCAAGGCGAAGAAGACGGACACCAAGAAGTCGGCGTGA